In one window of Alkalicoccobacillus plakortidis DNA:
- a CDS encoding ABC transporter ATP-binding protein — MTSILEVNQLQKTYVDSSFGLKDVSFTIPYGSIVGFIGENGAGKSTTMGSILGTLQKDSGTIKIFGEERNPKDVHINEDIGAVFDTIKLPGGLTVAKMDRVFQQIYANWSKETYFKLIQLFSLPKNKLVSSFSRGMSMKLSVAVALSHEAKLLILDEATVGLDPGGREDVLTVLRDFVKDQKCSILLSSHITSDIEQIADSLIFIKGGEILLQATKEEILGNYGIVQCDPIEYRNIPSNIRVATRGNDAFFDVLVSNKEELPSSLKSKRFSIDDVTLLIMRGERV, encoded by the coding sequence ATGACAAGCATACTCGAGGTTAATCAACTACAAAAAACGTACGTTGATTCTAGTTTTGGATTAAAGGATGTCTCCTTTACAATCCCATATGGCTCCATTGTAGGATTTATTGGTGAAAATGGAGCAGGAAAATCAACAACAATGGGATCGATTTTAGGAACACTTCAAAAAGACAGTGGCACCATCAAAATCTTTGGGGAAGAAAGAAATCCTAAAGATGTGCACATTAACGAAGATATTGGAGCAGTCTTTGACACAATAAAACTACCTGGTGGTTTAACCGTGGCAAAGATGGATCGGGTGTTTCAGCAGATTTATGCGAATTGGAGTAAAGAAACTTACTTCAAGTTGATCCAACTATTCTCATTGCCAAAGAATAAACTAGTCAGTAGCTTCTCGCGCGGAATGTCTATGAAACTATCCGTTGCAGTTGCCCTTTCTCATGAGGCAAAGCTATTAATTTTAGATGAAGCAACGGTTGGCCTTGATCCAGGCGGAAGAGAGGACGTACTGACGGTCCTGCGAGACTTTGTAAAGGATCAAAAATGTAGTATTTTGTTATCCTCTCATATTACGAGTGACATCGAGCAAATTGCCGATAGTCTAATTTTCATAAAAGGCGGAGAAATCCTGTTGCAAGCGACTAAGGAAGAGATACTAGGTAACTATGGAATTGTCCAATGTGATCCTATCGAATATCGGAATATTCCGTCAAATATCAGAGTGGCTACACGAGGAAATGATGCATTCTTTGATGTTCTTGTCTCAAATAAAGAAGAGTTGCCATCCTCACTGAAATCGAAAAGATTCTCTATCGATGATGTGACATTATTAATTATGAGAGGTGAACGAGTATGA
- a CDS encoding ABC transporter ATP-binding protein: protein MITLQNVNKAYKEFALKDLSFSVKKGFITGFIGPNGAGKTTTIKLMLNLLEADSGSIKVFGDDYSTQMNKIKQRIGFIYADHHLYGHMTIEKMKKVIATFYTNWDDQVFASYMERLELPWKRKINQLSKGMGTKLSIAIALSHHADLIILDEPTSGLDPISRREILNLLAEVIQDEEKAIFFSSHITSDLEQIADYITFIHDGKIVFSDSKETITDQHYLVRGANELLDKDIRTLFVQVRETSVGFEGLTNQAELVKRLMGEHVVMERASLEDIMVYTVGKP, encoded by the coding sequence GTGATCACACTTCAAAATGTAAACAAAGCATACAAAGAGTTTGCATTAAAAGATCTATCATTTTCAGTGAAGAAGGGATTTATCACTGGTTTTATTGGTCCAAATGGAGCCGGGAAAACCACAACGATCAAATTAATGTTGAACCTTCTTGAAGCAGATTCAGGATCAATCAAAGTGTTTGGCGATGATTATTCGACTCAGATGAATAAGATTAAGCAACGAATTGGCTTTATTTATGCAGATCATCATCTGTATGGGCACATGACAATAGAAAAGATGAAGAAAGTGATTGCTACGTTTTATACAAATTGGGATGACCAGGTCTTTGCATCGTATATGGAGCGATTAGAGTTGCCGTGGAAGCGGAAAATTAACCAACTGTCAAAGGGCATGGGGACCAAGCTTTCTATTGCCATAGCTCTGTCCCATCATGCAGACTTAATCATTTTAGATGAGCCGACATCTGGATTGGACCCTATAAGTAGAAGAGAGATCCTGAATTTATTAGCCGAAGTGATTCAAGATGAAGAAAAGGCCATCTTCTTTTCTTCACATATTACAAGCGACTTGGAGCAGATCGCCGATTACATTACCTTTATTCATGACGGTAAAATTGTGTTTAGTGACAGTAAAGAAACCATCACAGACCAGCACTACCTTGTTCGTGGTGCAAATGAATTGCTAGATAAGGATATTCGTACGCTCTTTGTTCAGGTCAGAGAAACATCAGTGGGTTTTGAAGGACTAACCAATCAGGCAGAACTCGTTAAACGATTAATGGGTGAGCACGTTGTCATGGAGCGCGCGTCACTTGAGGACATTATGGTATATACGGTGGGAAAACCTTAG
- a CDS encoding GntR family transcriptional regulator — protein sequence MNINLSNSSQEPIYLQIKNQIKQSILRDELKEGDPLPSMRRLAQDLRISVITTKRAYEELERDGFITSFVGKGSFVAGHNNDLIHEKRLKMVEEELAAIVTESKNLNISYQQLEELLRMLYEEEE from the coding sequence ATGAATATTAATTTATCCAACTCATCTCAAGAACCGATTTATTTACAGATAAAGAATCAAATCAAACAAAGTATTTTACGAGATGAACTGAAAGAGGGAGATCCGTTGCCATCTATGCGGCGTCTCGCGCAAGATCTTCGCATTAGTGTCATCACTACAAAGCGAGCGTATGAGGAGTTAGAGCGCGATGGGTTCATCACATCCTTTGTCGGAAAGGGTTCTTTTGTCGCAGGTCACAACAATGACCTGATTCACGAGAAACGACTGAAGATGGTAGAGGAAGAGCTAGCTGCCATTGTCACAGAGAGTAAGAATTTAAATATTTCCTATCAACAGCTAGAGGAATTGTTGCGGATGCTTTATGAGGAGGAAGAGTAG